The bacterium region AGATTTCCTCTCATATACCTGACGATGAGATAGATTTCCTTTTCCCATTTAGGAATTATAACACTCAGGGACGGTTAAGAGAATTTAAAACGAGTCAACTTTACAGGGTACATATATTAACTATGATCAAAGGAGTTACTTCATTCAATAAAGTGTGTGCCGAGATGAAATCCAGAAGGTCTTTTCGGGATTTTTGTTATTTTAAAAACAAGAGGTCGACCCCGATAAAACGTATTCTATCTGAGTTTAGAGACTACCTAAAACCTTCTGGGTTTGAAGAGATCACTCAACTAATCACATTAACCTTTTTAAATACGGTCAAACTGCCCGTTATCAAGGTTGCTGTTCCAGACGCAACGGATATGCCAGCAAGTTGCAATGGCTTTGCTAAAAAAAATGCAAATGCACTGGAGCGTGCGAATGTCCCAGGGAGTATACCGCTCAAGGAGCGGCTAAAGGTAAAAGGACTAAAAAGAGCGGCCAAAGTCCTTACTTTGTTGGATATAAAAAGCATACCTTACGCCTCTGGCTAAAGATTAAAGACAAAAACCTTATGATACCTCTTATCAGTTTTATTGAACCGGCCAATGTCTATGAAGGGAAGCTCCTAAGCCCAATGATTCAAAAAAACCAGAATGAATTGTCCCTTCATATCGATATAGTTGTTGGAGACATGGGCTATATCAGCAGCG contains the following coding sequences:
- a CDS encoding transposase — its product is MNKDKKQRLDVDPILEKISSHIPDDEIDFLFPFRNYNTQGRLREFKTSQLYRVHILTMIKGVTSFNKVCAEMKSRRSFRDFCYFKNKRSTPIKRILSEFRDYLKPSGFEEITQLITLTFLNTVKLPVIKVAVPDATDMPASCNGFAKKNANALERANVPGSIPLKERLKVKGLKRAAKVLTLLDIKSIPYASG